ttttaacacatgAATATCTATACTTTTATAGTCTTTAGAATACAGGAACATAAATGAACGCCGCCCTCTTAGGGTGATTTGCATGAAGTACACTTGACACTTTTTATCGtgataaaaactttttttaaatgtatcgTTTCAATTACAATTTTTATGgatttaattattaaataatgcaTGTTATGTGTTGCCGTTCATCCTTTTTAAAACtaattacataaatatatatttttagaaagtCCGGTAACCAAACAAGTGAATAGAATTGTCCCATTATAGACTTGTcattgttttatgcattttataatTAAATCATACGCTTTCTGAAGGAATTACATTCACTTTCAATTTTCTATAAAATCTAGCTGGATGAACATAACTGCACGCCGCCATCTTCTGGTTATTTACGTACACACAAAACcagatttttcttatttttataaaaataaaattataaaattaaatcatagctaatgtttttttaatacatgAATATCTATACTTTTATAGTTTTTAGAATACAGGAACATAAATGAACGCCGCCCTCTTAGGGTGATTTGCATGAAGTACACTTTACACTTTTTATCGTGATAAAAGCTTTTTTTGTGTATCGTTTCAATTACTATTTTTATGgatttaattattaaattatgcATGTTATGTGTTGCCGTTCATCCTTTTTAAAACtaattacataaatatatatttttagaaagtCCGGTAACCAAACAAGTGAATTGAATTGTCCCATTATAGACTTGTcattgttttatgcattttataatTAAATCATACGATTTTTGAAGGAATTACATTAACTTTCAATTTTCTAAAAATAATCTAGCTAGAATGAATATAACTGCACGCCGCCATCTTCTGGTAATTTACGTGAAGTACACACAAACCAGATAATAGGAaggtatgatttttttacaattctGTATTGTTTATAGTTTtcaataaaagtaaatcatagCTAATGTGgcatgtattattttttttaaaatacatgaatATAGGAACCTAACTGTGATGATTTATGTAAAGTACACAAAATCTTTTTCTAAGGCTTTCACTATAAAAAGGTAATTATACTAGTGCCTTAGCCTTATTTTTAtatcaatttaaataaaagtaatcgTAGGTAATATGTAAattttaaatacatgaaaaaaTATAAGTGCTCAAAAGTCATAAGGATTGGAAATGACATTAGattgagtaaattatgacaggtTTTATCAAAGGTAACTTGTTGCTAATTTTGAAATAATAATGAATTGTTTTCTTCTGCTGATCTGAAAACTGGTTGCAATACTATTACATAACTTCTGTTACTTTTATGACTGTTGCAtgagttttaaaatacaaatttctgcTTATTCCATAGCACCGTGTTGCTTTGTATATTATGTAcactgtattattattattaacagtgcaaaaaaatcacttaaaccaCTATAAAACAGTGATGTATCTACATAATGTACATAAGTTCAAGTTGAACAAAAACAGGATTAATAGTGAACAATGTAGTATTTTTTTCATTCTGCATCCTCAGGGATGATGTCCCCTTGCATATTCACAAGCGCTGCACAGACTCTTAGGATTTTGTCTACTTTGTGTGACAAGCTAACAGGAACAGTCTGGGAGACAATTTTGAACACCCTTAGCCGTCTGATCACTTGTTGAATCACATTGAATATGCTTTTTGTGCCCGTAACATCCTCATCAGACGATTTTCcatctttgtgagtattatctGGCGTGACCAGATTTACCCCTCTCTCAAACAGCAAACTTCGAATCATAAAGCCTCTGCCTGCCATCACTTCATCGCCAGGTTGAAGATATTCCAAGAAGCCAGACTCTTGGGTAATCGACTTGTCACTACAGTTGCTTCCAAAAGCGGCGGAGATGAACATAATATGTCCAGAGGGAGCAACAGCAACCAAATACTTGAAAGTATTACTTGAACAATAGTCACTATATGATTCCTGATTGCGAGCTCTTTGCAGAACCGTTTCAGAGCAGTCAATGATGCAGGTGGTGTTCGGGAAGTTTTCCATAAAGTGCCGAGGCCTTGTGGCACGGATTGTTCCTCGTGGCAGCCAGGGAACGTACGCTCTCGTGTGCTCCTCCATTGTGTCAATCCAGTAAGAGAGAATTTGGCTCACCGCATCCTGCGACACTTGAAAACGTTCAGCAAGGTCCCCCTTTAGTAAATTCAACTTTAGCTTCATCATGGTCATCGTTATTTGATCCGTTGTGTGCATCTCAAAATTACCTGTGTAGAACTGCTGCAGATATTTAACATGCTCTTTATACAAACTAAGAGTGAAGCCGGTGTACAATAAACAGGTAGTGTCATTCTTGAGAATATTAAGGGATTTGGGTTGCTCTTCATGGCACTGTGTTGCAACGTGGACCcccattagattttttttagaggCATAACTGTGATCTGCAGACGTCTGAACATCACACTGATTGAATGCGTTATTAATATGCTGCTGTGGTGGAGACATCGGCTGTGCCGTGTTGACATGACTTCGCTCAGCATCTGCAAGGAACAACACATGGACCACATTAAATTGAGCAAAACAAAAGTGTGCTAATATTGCCTAGATGGTTTCTTTACCCTGTTTGTACTCTAtgcaaaattaattttaaaaaatgataaatCCATATAGAATTACGTCACAGTTATAACCATAGCGTAGCgcaataattaaattatttttatgccCAATCGAGGTGCCACAAAGAAATACAGAGACAGACACAACTTTTACTTTAGtgattataaatattaaatcacTGCATTTTATCTTCTGTAAAGTTACCTGGTAGACCACGTGTCCTGTCGAGCCTCGGAGTCTTGATTGGAGCATCATAGCCCAACCACTTCTCAGGGAACGGATGATCTTCCGTGGGTCTTCTATCAACAAAGTGGAATGAACAAACATACGGGAATTTCGGCggttgttttaagtttaaagcTTTTAACCAAAGCCGACGAGACTCCTCCCCTTTCGGCGGTGGATGAAGATCATATGGTGCGCCACATCCACACTCAGCTCTGGTGCGtggattgtggtcaaaacaaACGTCTTGAAGAAATTTATGGCGTTTGTACCAGCTGTTGTGGCAACCTCTAACTGCACACATTATGCCTGTCCTTCTTGATgccatagtaaatattaaaagcCAATTAAAACTGCATACTCGTGTCACTTGCAATAACTTAAGTGGTTTACCGGAAGTCATCCACAAAAGAGCTCAAAGGTGACAGCGCGCATGCGCCCTTCTTCTTCTTTGAGCTTATTGGCGGCTCGCTTCCTTAAAAGAGCATTACCGCCATCTTCTGTGGGTAATGGATCGGAGACACAAAACCCTATTCCCCACACCATTCAGGAGTCAGAACcgtagactgtaaaaaaggtcAGGACTCAAGGTTTATTATGCATTATTTCCATATCTGTATTTTCTTTTGCCATAGCTTGTTTTGCAAATTTATCTGCTGCTTCATTCCCTAATACATGAATTATGGACCGGAACTTACAAAAACGATATTATATTGTTTCCTGTTTTTCATTATATTATCTGTAATATGTCTCCAAAACACTGTCCTGTCTAGTTTCTGACTTTTGAACTTCTAGGCATAACAAAGCTGAACTTAAATCGCGCATGCTCTCTTGTTTAGTCTGCGTGCCTTCCTGGGttgttgtggctagaagggatacagctacagcTCTCGTGATATCTCACTGGATGATCGCTGTTTCATGCTAATTCTAccctcaaatctaaccctaaacacaATATTTCACGGGATTTAAGCCGCAGCTGTATTCTATTTATccagaaccgctgtttttcCATCATAATGTTACTTCACAAAcaacatctcgcgagatttggcaGTAGCTATATCCCTTCTAACCAGAACCTGTTTCCTGGGCGGAGTTGCGTGGCGCCTTGTGCGGTGAAAACGAAACGCTGGTGCACATGGATAACGTTATTTTACGAATATAGTTCGTTTCTTAATCAATACATTGATGTTTAGGCTTGCAGAAGTACTCAAACGTACAGGACATCTTAAATGTCATCACAGCAGTCTCGCGTGCTAGGACTAAACGACACTTTTCTGGGAGAGTTTTAAAGCATGGCGAGCGAAGACGACACAACGCAGATTGGGCTGCTGGAGTTTGGCAAGAACTCCGAAGTGATCTTTGAAACCCCTTCACAAGATGTTGTTAAGTCTATTGATAAGTGTTTTAAGCAGTTCAGAAGGGATGCTTCAAATCACAAGCTGTCGCCGGACAGGCAAGTTAACACGTTATTTATGTATTGCAAATACCTGTATGGAAAAGCATAAGCTGTTaactattaaaggtgcagtgtgtaacatTTATAacgatctcttgacagaaatgcaactatattatcaatggtgtataaaaacctttcataaggaactgttatgtttttattaccttagaatgagacatttttatctacatacacagagggtccccttacatggaagtcgccattttgtttctacagaagcccttaacggacaaacttttttactaagttgtctccaacgatgacatggttgtccggtggcggctaccgtagcttctctatgcgttttggtGAATGGTGGACTAaaacgttggttgcaatttgcaaccttaccactagatgtaCTAAAATgaacacactgcacctttaaaacccTTACACCTTATTCTATTCAAACTAATGCAATCATCATTATATTCGTTagaatatttgtattattttatagcAGGGGTTTGTTGTTAATTTGTATGTTATTCTTCCCTGCATCCCCTACAGTGACTCTGGTGATAGCCTGTTTTTAACCCAGTCTGTTACTTCAGCGGTCAGAACTGTGAGAAGGCGAAGATCAAGACATCGATCACAGTCCATTTCCGACGATTCTGAGGATGGGAGGGAAGACAGATGCATAGAAAATGAAGACGATGAATATGAGGATAGAGGTTTAGGACACCGTCAGCACACATTGGCTGCAGGAAAAGAAAAACTCCCTCATTATATTCCTcccaaaaaaacaaattttcccTTTCTGTTGAAGTCACAAAAACATCAGCACCTGCCTGAACTGAAGCATCGAATTTTAGAGGTAC
The sequence above is drawn from the Misgurnus anguillicaudatus chromosome 22, ASM2758022v2, whole genome shotgun sequence genome and encodes:
- the LOC129440946 gene encoding uncharacterized protein; this encodes MTSGKPLKLLQVTRVCSFNWLLIFTMASRRTGIMCAVRGCHNSWYKRHKFLQDVCFDHNPRTRAECGCGAPYDLHPPPKGEESRRLWLKALNLKQPPKFPYVCSFHFVDRRPTEDHPFPEKWLGYDAPIKTPRLDRTRGLPDAERSHVNTAQPMSPPQQHINNAFNQCDVQTSADHSYASKKNLMGVHVATQCHEEQPKSLNILKNDTTCLLYTGFTLSLYKEHVKYLQQFYTGNFEMHTTDQITMTMMKLKLNLLKGDLAERFQVSQDAVSQILSYWIDTMEEHTRAYVPWLPRGTIRATRPRHFMENFPNTTCIIDCSETVLQRARNQESYSDYCSSNTFKYLVAVAPSGHIMFISAAFGSNCSDKSITQESGFLEYLQPGDEVMAGRGFMIRSLLFERGVNLVTPDNTHKDGKSSDEDVTGTKSIFNVIQQVIRRLRVFKIVSQTVPVSLSHKVDKILRVCAALVNMQGDIIPEDAE